The Hymenobacter sp. DG01 genome has a segment encoding these proteins:
- a CDS encoding M57 family metalloprotease produces MKKFKVLAPLALFAVTSLSLSSCQEKANVEVKGQVSETTINQIRALGFTAAGAQQVEGGVRVEGDILLTNEMLADAPAGQLLRVGEDEQYRTTNLVTGLPRVLTVKLEGSFPSAYVSAVDEAIRRYNAEGLRITFRRITSGTANLPITSANLGSGVLGQSGGFPSGGNPAPGFKLSPTAINSSNVGYIATIMAHEIGHCIGFRHTDYFNRAYSCGGSAANEGASTVGAILIPGTPSGADPNSWMLACVGNGVSRPFNTNDRTALNYVY; encoded by the coding sequence ATGAAGAAGTTTAAAGTACTCGCCCCCCTGGCGCTGTTCGCAGTTACCAGCCTGTCCCTTTCCTCTTGCCAAGAAAAAGCCAACGTTGAAGTAAAAGGCCAAGTATCAGAGACGACCATCAATCAGATCCGCGCTCTGGGCTTCACGGCCGCTGGCGCTCAGCAAGTGGAGGGTGGCGTACGGGTAGAAGGCGACATTCTGCTGACCAACGAAATGCTGGCGGACGCTCCGGCTGGCCAGTTGCTGCGCGTAGGCGAAGATGAGCAGTATCGCACCACCAACCTGGTAACGGGTCTGCCCCGCGTACTGACCGTGAAGCTGGAAGGCTCGTTCCCCTCCGCTTACGTGTCGGCTGTTGATGAAGCTATCCGCCGCTACAACGCCGAAGGCCTGCGCATTACATTCCGCCGCATCACCTCGGGCACGGCAAACCTGCCCATCACGTCTGCCAACCTGGGCTCCGGCGTACTGGGTCAGTCGGGCGGCTTCCCCTCGGGTGGCAATCCCGCGCCCGGCTTCAAACTGTCCCCGACGGCTATCAACAGCTCCAACGTAGGCTACATTGCCACCATTATGGCGCACGAGATAGGCCACTGCATTGGCTTCCGTCACACCGACTACTTCAACCGCGCGTATAGCTGCGGTGGCTCGGCTGCGAACGAAGGCGCCAGCACGGTGGGTGCTATCCTCATCCCCGGCACTCCTTCCGGCGCTGACCCGAACTCCTGGATGCTGGCTTGCGTGGGCAACGGTGTAAGCCGCCCATTCAACACCAACGACCGCACTGCCCTCAACTACGTGTACTAA
- a CDS encoding UDP-2,3-diacylglucosamine diphosphatase — protein sequence MTRPPQLPDLALPTGRRVYFASDFHLGAPDATRSLERERRIVRWLDAAAQDAAAIYLLGDIFDFWFEYRHAIPRGFIRLQGKLAELTDAGLPVTFFTGNHDMWMFDYFTKELNIPVLRHPVSQRIGGHQFHIGHGDGLGPGDHTYKVLKRVFASPVAQWLFARLHPNLGIGIANRWSRHSRLQNGGADEQYFGDEEWLLTYCREVQQQFPHEYYVFGHRHLPLDVEVGVGSRYVNLGEWVNYCSYGVYDGNQLELRHFEQEK from the coding sequence ATGACGCGCCCGCCGCAACTGCCTGACCTCGCGCTGCCCACTGGCCGCCGCGTGTACTTTGCTTCTGATTTTCACCTGGGTGCCCCCGATGCCACCCGCTCCCTGGAGCGGGAGCGGCGCATCGTGCGCTGGCTCGATGCGGCCGCTCAGGATGCAGCCGCCATCTATCTGCTGGGGGATATTTTCGACTTCTGGTTTGAGTACCGGCACGCCATTCCGCGCGGCTTTATCCGGCTGCAGGGCAAGCTGGCGGAGCTGACCGATGCCGGCCTGCCCGTGACGTTTTTTACCGGCAACCACGACATGTGGATGTTCGACTATTTCACCAAAGAGCTGAACATTCCGGTGCTGCGCCACCCGGTTAGCCAGCGCATTGGGGGGCACCAGTTTCACATCGGGCACGGCGACGGCCTCGGCCCCGGCGACCATACGTATAAGGTGTTGAAGCGCGTGTTTGCCTCGCCGGTGGCGCAGTGGCTGTTTGCCCGTCTGCACCCCAACCTGGGCATTGGTATTGCCAACCGCTGGAGCCGGCACAGTCGCCTGCAGAACGGCGGCGCCGACGAGCAGTACTTCGGCGACGAGGAGTGGCTGCTGACCTACTGCCGCGAAGTGCAGCAGCAGTTTCCGCACGAGTACTACGTGTTCGGGCACCGCCACCTACCCCTTGATGTGGAAGTTGGGGTAGGAAGTCGCTACGTAAACCTGGGCGAATGGGTCAATTATTGCTCCTACGGCGTGTATGATGGCAACCAACTGGAGCTTCGGCACTTTGAGCAAGAGAAATAA
- a CDS encoding zinc-dependent alcohol dehydrogenase: MKALVYHGIKDVRVDTVEDPKIEDARDAIIRVTSTAICGSDLHIYNGSIPQPRPMVLGHEFMGIVEEVGKGVGGKLKVGDRVVVPFPVACGTCYFCNHALPGHCENSNPDHYGPEGGLLTEKGGALFGYTDLYGGYNGGQAEYVRVPYADYGPRVIPDSLTDEQALFLTDIFPTGYSGIDWGEVKGGETVAIFGAGPVGIMAAKSAWLRGAARVVIVDTLQYRLDKAQHATNCETILWENAKDVVEQIRDMSGGRGADVCVEAVGFEPDRNLLDRAKAVVNFEKGSPKVLEACMSAVRRGGIVTVLGVYATPYDNFPIGQFFDKGIKIVGGQAPAHKHIDKLLQYVIDGKVVLDDIITHRLPLSEAAHGYDIFRNKKDNCVKVVLKP; the protein is encoded by the coding sequence ATGAAAGCACTCGTGTATCACGGAATTAAAGACGTGCGCGTCGATACCGTAGAGGACCCGAAGATTGAAGACGCCCGCGACGCCATTATCCGCGTGACGAGCACAGCCATTTGCGGCTCCGACCTGCACATTTACAACGGCAGCATTCCGCAGCCCCGGCCCATGGTACTGGGCCACGAATTTATGGGCATTGTGGAAGAAGTGGGCAAGGGGGTAGGCGGCAAGCTCAAAGTAGGCGACCGGGTAGTGGTGCCCTTCCCGGTAGCCTGCGGTACCTGCTACTTCTGCAACCACGCCTTGCCGGGCCACTGCGAAAACTCCAACCCCGACCATTACGGCCCCGAAGGCGGCCTGCTGACGGAAAAAGGCGGCGCTCTGTTCGGTTACACCGATTTATACGGCGGCTACAACGGCGGCCAGGCTGAGTATGTGCGCGTACCCTACGCCGACTATGGCCCCCGTGTAATTCCGGACAGCCTCACCGACGAGCAGGCCCTCTTCCTGACCGATATTTTCCCGACCGGCTATTCCGGCATTGATTGGGGCGAAGTGAAGGGCGGCGAAACGGTGGCCATCTTCGGTGCCGGCCCCGTGGGCATTATGGCCGCAAAATCGGCGTGGTTGCGCGGTGCGGCCCGGGTTGTTATTGTCGATACCCTGCAGTACCGCCTCGACAAGGCCCAGCATGCCACCAACTGTGAAACCATATTGTGGGAAAATGCCAAGGATGTGGTGGAGCAGATCAGGGACATGAGCGGCGGCCGCGGAGCCGATGTGTGCGTGGAAGCCGTGGGCTTCGAACCCGACCGTAACCTGCTGGACCGGGCCAAAGCGGTAGTCAATTTCGAAAAAGGCTCGCCCAAAGTGCTGGAAGCCTGCATGAGCGCCGTGCGGCGCGGCGGCATTGTAACGGTGCTAGGCGTGTACGCCACCCCCTACGATAATTTCCCCATCGGACAGTTCTTCGACAAAGGCATCAAGATAGTGGGCGGCCAGGCCCCGGCCCACAAACACATCGATAAGCTGCTGCAGTATGTCATTGATGGCAAAGTGGTGCTGGATGACATCATCACCCACCGCCTACCTCTCTCGGAGGCCGCTCACGGCTACGATATTTTCCGCAACAAGAAGGATAACTGCGTGAAAGTAGTGCTCAAGCCCTAG
- a CDS encoding LUD domain-containing protein has product MAETSRDLILRRIRESLRQPAPQPARPDFTAPLHPRPTSADDLAVAFAQSFVRVGGAFYYCESVEHFYDQLFTYKKEKNLEHLYVWEPELKKLLHEGNIVFQGDEADFRTQADAGLTSCEALVARTGSVLVAAATASGRRLSIYPDQHLVVARTSQVVADIGGALKLMQQKYGADKLPSMISLTTGPSRTADIEKTLVLGAHGPRSIVLFLLDDAPAATA; this is encoded by the coding sequence ATGGCGGAAACCTCTCGTGACCTGATCCTGCGCCGTATCCGGGAATCGTTGCGGCAACCCGCGCCGCAGCCGGCTCGCCCCGATTTTACAGCGCCCCTGCACCCCCGGCCCACCTCCGCCGACGACCTGGCCGTGGCCTTCGCCCAGAGCTTTGTGCGGGTAGGTGGCGCGTTCTATTACTGCGAGTCGGTGGAGCACTTCTACGACCAGCTCTTCACCTACAAGAAGGAGAAGAACCTAGAGCACCTCTACGTATGGGAGCCGGAGCTGAAAAAGCTGCTGCACGAAGGCAATATCGTGTTTCAGGGCGATGAAGCCGATTTCCGGACCCAGGCCGATGCCGGCCTGACCAGCTGCGAAGCCCTGGTGGCCCGCACCGGCAGCGTGCTGGTAGCCGCCGCTACGGCCAGTGGCCGCCGCCTCAGCATCTACCCCGATCAGCACTTGGTGGTGGCCCGTACCTCCCAGGTAGTAGCCGACATTGGCGGCGCGCTGAAGCTGATGCAGCAGAAGTACGGCGCCGACAAGTTGCCTTCCATGATTTCCCTCACCACCGGGCCTAGTCGCACGGCGGATATTGAAAAAACGCTGGTGCTCGGTGCCCACGGCCCGCGCAGCATCGTGTTGTTTTTACTGGATGACGCGCCCGCCGCAACTGCCTGA
- a CDS encoding S8 family serine peptidase, with product MSAVAYCHRYLRFLLLAAGITGGSSALAQTAPVRPTARLAPGLDANRAGRVLRVSVSSEAGFRQWLAQKQPRATATAEPHQPGLWQVRGATAAELSQCPYIGFVEVADRAARPERQLNGADFAANKVTAVHTRYPQLAGQGLTVSLKESPLDVNDIDFKGRLVNPNPQAPILNAHSTLMATLIAGGGNSAPAGKGAAWQARIAQASYDNLLPDNDATLVSQGVSVQNHSYGVSVENFYGLEARAYDQQVLRRPELLHVFSAGNSGNQPAPAGPYAGLAAVANLTGQFKNSKNTLTVGATDAFGQVAPLSSRGPAADGRIKPELVAFGDGGTSDAAALVSGVSLLVQQAYRDQQGRLPSAALVKAALLNSADDTGRPNVDHVAGYGQADALGAVQAILERRFSEGTVAQGQEQVVTLTVPAGTHRLKATLVWHDPEAAANAPATLLNDLDLTLTRAADAQRWLPWTLSAFPHPDSLALPARRRPNHRDNAEQITLDAPAAGTYQLRVRGYAVPQGPQAFGLVYEFESGLTWVNPTAARTLRTAEAAVLRWQWAGPASTAQLQYRPVGQTAWSTLSASVDLQQQAFRWTAPATSTLAQVRLLTGGVAVESDTFLVASPLAVQVLYSCPEETLLAWKRVPEATQYQLYRLGATHLEPYRLLTDTVVTLPPTDAAARYYAVAPWVGGQVREQGFTANVGPENNGCYVQSFLPAQPVADNMRFNLLLGTTYRLQTLTLERRNADGSFGAVQRLASVPGTTVELADPDPVPGRGEYRVRLDLNNGRTYYSAVEAAFFVRSTADVLVYPVPAVAGEPLTVVGPQDQALHLRVFDLTGRLRLEVTTSSSTLQTLDTRALGRGTFLLRISILGGREVTRRILML from the coding sequence ATGTCTGCTGTTGCTTACTGCCACCGGTATCTTCGTTTTCTATTGCTTGCAGCAGGCATCACCGGCGGTAGCTCGGCCCTGGCGCAAACTGCGCCTGTCCGGCCCACTGCCCGGCTGGCACCCGGCCTCGATGCCAATCGGGCCGGGCGCGTACTGCGGGTCAGTGTATCCAGTGAAGCCGGGTTTCGGCAGTGGCTGGCGCAGAAGCAGCCCCGGGCCACAGCTACGGCGGAGCCCCACCAACCCGGCCTCTGGCAGGTACGCGGCGCTACGGCTGCCGAGCTGAGCCAATGTCCCTACATCGGCTTTGTGGAGGTAGCCGACCGGGCCGCCCGGCCGGAGCGCCAGCTCAACGGCGCCGACTTCGCGGCCAATAAAGTAACGGCGGTGCACACGCGCTACCCCCAGCTGGCGGGGCAAGGCCTGACCGTCTCCCTCAAGGAAAGCCCTCTTGATGTCAACGACATTGACTTCAAAGGCCGCCTGGTAAATCCCAATCCGCAGGCTCCGATACTGAACGCGCACTCCACCCTGATGGCAACCCTGATTGCCGGCGGAGGCAACTCGGCGCCGGCCGGCAAGGGGGCGGCCTGGCAGGCCCGCATCGCGCAGGCCAGCTACGACAACCTGCTGCCCGACAACGATGCTACCCTAGTCAGCCAGGGCGTATCGGTGCAGAACCACTCGTACGGGGTAAGCGTGGAAAATTTTTACGGCCTCGAAGCCCGCGCCTACGACCAGCAGGTGCTGCGGCGCCCGGAGCTGCTCCACGTATTTTCCGCCGGTAACTCAGGCAACCAGCCGGCCCCGGCCGGTCCGTACGCCGGCCTGGCGGCGGTAGCCAACCTGACGGGGCAGTTTAAGAACTCCAAGAATACGCTCACGGTGGGCGCTACGGATGCTTTCGGGCAGGTAGCCCCGCTCAGCTCCCGGGGCCCCGCCGCCGATGGCCGCATCAAGCCCGAGCTGGTAGCCTTCGGCGACGGCGGCACTTCCGATGCGGCCGCCCTGGTATCGGGCGTGAGCCTGCTGGTGCAGCAGGCCTACCGCGACCAGCAGGGGCGGCTGCCCTCGGCGGCCCTGGTGAAAGCCGCCCTGCTCAACTCGGCCGATGACACCGGGCGCCCCAACGTGGACCACGTAGCAGGCTACGGTCAGGCCGATGCCCTAGGGGCGGTGCAGGCCATACTGGAGCGGCGCTTTTCCGAGGGTACCGTGGCCCAGGGGCAGGAGCAGGTGGTAACTCTTACGGTTCCGGCGGGCACTCACCGGCTGAAAGCCACCTTGGTCTGGCACGACCCCGAAGCTGCGGCTAATGCTCCCGCTACCCTGCTCAACGACCTCGACCTGACGCTGACCCGGGCCGCCGACGCGCAACGCTGGCTGCCCTGGACCCTAAGTGCCTTTCCTCATCCCGATTCCCTGGCCCTGCCTGCTCGCCGCCGCCCCAACCACCGCGACAATGCCGAGCAGATAACTCTGGATGCTCCCGCTGCCGGTACCTATCAGCTGCGGGTGCGGGGCTACGCCGTGCCGCAGGGGCCGCAGGCTTTCGGCCTTGTGTATGAGTTTGAATCGGGCCTGACGTGGGTGAACCCTACGGCGGCCCGCACCCTGCGCACAGCCGAGGCGGCCGTGTTGCGCTGGCAATGGGCGGGTCCGGCCAGCACGGCGCAGCTGCAGTACCGCCCGGTAGGCCAAACTGCCTGGAGCACGCTTTCCGCTTCCGTTGATCTGCAGCAGCAGGCTTTCCGCTGGACGGCTCCTGCAACCTCCACGCTGGCCCAGGTGCGCCTGCTAACGGGGGGCGTTGCCGTGGAGTCAGACACGTTTCTGGTGGCCTCGCCGCTGGCAGTGCAGGTGCTGTATAGCTGCCCCGAAGAAACGCTGCTGGCCTGGAAACGGGTGCCGGAAGCCACGCAGTATCAGCTTTACCGGCTGGGTGCCACGCACCTGGAGCCCTACCGCCTGCTCACGGATACGGTGGTAACCTTGCCCCCGACCGATGCGGCGGCCCGCTATTATGCCGTAGCACCCTGGGTGGGCGGGCAAGTGCGGGAACAGGGTTTCACGGCCAATGTCGGCCCGGAGAATAATGGGTGTTATGTGCAGTCGTTTTTGCCTGCTCAGCCCGTGGCCGACAACATGCGCTTTAACCTGCTGCTGGGCACTACCTATCGGCTGCAGACCCTGACGCTGGAGCGCCGCAACGCCGATGGCAGCTTCGGGGCCGTGCAGCGCCTGGCTTCGGTGCCCGGTACCACAGTGGAGCTGGCCGATCCAGACCCCGTACCCGGCCGGGGCGAATACCGGGTCCGCCTCGACCTGAATAATGGCCGCACGTACTATAGCGCCGTAGAAGCGGCGTTTTTCGTGCGCAGCACCGCCGATGTACTTGTGTACCCGGTGCCCGCGGTGGCCGGCGAGCCACTGACCGTAGTAGGCCCCCAGGATCAGGCCTTGCACCTCCGGGTTTTTGACCTGACCGGCCGGTTGCGCCTAGAGGTTACCACCAGCAGCAGCACCCTCCAGACCCTCGATACGCGTGCACTGGGGCGGGGTACTTTTCTGCTGAGAATCAGCATTCTTGGCGGCCGGGAAGTAACGCGCCGCATCCTGATGCTATAG